Proteins from a genomic interval of Salmo salar chromosome ssa14, Ssal_v3.1, whole genome shotgun sequence:
- the LOC106570218 gene encoding protein FAM135B, with amino-acid sequence MSEVQGTLEFSVELHKFHNVDLFQRGFYQVRAGLKVSPRVPHRLIATTPGNTGDCSFSSAGVHDGVHEDTTVFSRIFQILYRNEEVNVDDRMLFKVHLLLDGERVEEALSEVDFQLKLDLHFTDNEEQLGDIVTVPVISSRTLGLHFHPRRGLHHNVPVMFDYFHLSVISVSIHASLVALHQPLISFARTGKGSWLGKGSPENGTDASAMGVSMENLMFGAGYCKPVITEGSFYVPSENCLQRAHTWHGRLCRLLLVVHRGLRSYYTTLMKEIPQLDQVEIEELPVEETLNQLTIELQLQDVHDKVAEQISRDLTQLCSQLSALWTRFLEAVVPNIHILSHLAQEHHTLRVRRFSEAYFFTEHPKETSLTFQEDLINRHGQIAVEVRNSNYLTRMPPLPVECLDIDGDWNSLPIIFEDRYVESPRTDWGSYAPTHLPTSEQTIPKPPVTDAIFSPPALDQLASAPEIPTQEPKDSEATYRSLIGEQSTSIITDKIGSPSIETPDPDQAETDRGEPAQQGDPEEQTETEEISEESPGLGQRFLTVRPTDVDPFRGEAMLMVSSNHKHCTDPQHTSNSEDTTWKDLENHQDIITQRYQNIISTGIDLDVEEKDVAIDANSKDVPLSSLTTNPQAPLKDHPLTPPLPTDLRRELANRGVGVGGSKILNRSPSVISDSGIESEPSSMAWPLDVYRTGGGRPLEESLVLQRLARRHPAHRSSLEGLQTESGISGGSLPSGGGGSAGIQASLTSISSLPYEDDEEQRNQLSKLTKSVSAPQISSPEDTEEDKGGAEEEVDTESEGTSGYQDQEEGYTTISTAATNVTTGDLIRHLESLSGVNHSSLEDIQEGELPEVGLFDWGAAPSPPQQVTRAPQESGCDLKETLRSNESALPTALSDTRDMKAVLSGISRVPEVLLFQQYVEGHDDVKDPAIVRQMEDKNHHRGDSSGVLNSVDPGHCEVEIVPCSCETKPCEHDSSVLVDDVEDNPVRNDCQSLHQIGLNDLVDQERLDHHQTPSQSLHRVGLRDLVVVSQRKSLHDPRPIPSIPNHTERPIHLLGLISNDTTRPDDLKGLPSNEREQLDLNGHTKPAKIPSSSGSGTSSGSSSGSNSGSGLSFMNRKMVEVVNMSVSCAPTCLPFSSVVRDSPSISGISTRQATSPITHQPLGSFGIISSSSSNALGPDDETNERMLHFHRSKEDLVKELVFQATLYSDLPHLASDLPYFPPEEEDEEFEDGIHLVVCVHGLDGNSADLRLVKTFIELGLPGSRLDFLMSERNQTDTFADFDTMTDRLLDEIIQHIQLYNLTIGRISFIGHSLGNVIIRSVLTRPRFRCYLIKLHTFLSLSGPHLGTLYNNSTLVSTGLWLMQKLKKSGSLLQLTCRDHTDPRKTFLYLLSQKPGLQFFKNVVLVASPQDRYVPFHSARIEMCRTALKDRTTGPVYTEMINNLLQPLVGAKDCRLIRQNVFHALPNTANTLIGRAAHIAVLDSELFLEKFFLVAGLNYFK; translated from the exons gTGACTGTAGTTTCAGCTCTGCGGGGGTCCATGATGGGGTCCATGAGGACACTACGGTGTTCAGCCGGATCTTCCAGATCCTCTACCGAAACGAAGAGGTCAACGTTGATGACCGCATGCTCTTCAAGGTCCACCTGCTGCTGGACGGGGAGAgg GTGGAAGAGGCTCTGAGCGAAGTGGACTTTCAGTTGAAGCTGGACCTTCACTTCACAGACAACGAGGAACA GTTAGGGGACATCGTGACAGTCCCAGTCATCAGCAGTAGAACCCTGGGTCTCCACTTTCACCCCAGGAGAGGTCTCCACCACAATGTACCTGTGATGTTCGACTACTTCCACCTGTCCGTCATCTCTGTTTCCATACACGCATCCTTGGTGGCCTTGCATCAACCGCTCATCAg TTTTGCCCGTACAGGGAAGGGTTCCTGGTTGGGGAAGGGCTCTCCAGAGAACGGTACTGATGCGTCAGCCATGGGGGTATCCATGGAGAACCTGATGTTTGGGGCTGGATACTGCAAACCTGTCATCACAGAG gGTAGTTTCTATGTCCCCAGTGAGAACTGTCTTCAGAGAGCTCACACGTGGCATGGTAGACTCTGTCGCCTCCTACTGGTGGTACACCGAGGCCTACGTTCCTACTACACCACTCTGATGAAGGAGATACCACAGCTGGACCAAGTGGAAATAG aggagctacCTGTGGAAGAAACATTAAATCAGCTCACAATAGAATTACAG TTGCAGGATGTCCATGACAAGGTAGCAGAACAGATCAGTAGAGATCTCACCCAGCTCTGCTCCCAGCTGTCGGCTTTGTGGACCCGCTTCCTGGAGGCTGTCGTACCCAACATACATATCCTGTCCCACCTGGCCCAGGAACACCACACACTCAGG GTCAGGCGGTTTTCAGAGGCATACTTCTTCACAGAACACCCCAAAGAGACATCCCTGACATTTCAAGAGGACCT GATCAACAGACACGGTCAGATAGCTGTGGAGGTGCGTAACTCCAACTACCTGACCAGGATGCCACCATTACCTGTAGAGTGCCTAGACATTGATGGAGACTGGAACAGCCTGCCTATCATCTTCGAAGACAGATATGTAGAGTCTCCACGGACAG ATTGGGGATCATATGCACCAACACATCTGCCCACCAGTGAGCAGACCATCCCCAAGCCTCCTGTCACTGATGCAATCTTTAGTCCTCCTGCCCTGGACCAGCTCGCCAGCGCACCAGAAATACCAACCCAGGAGCCTAAAGACAGTGAGGCTACGTACAGGTCTCTCATAGGAGAGCAGAGCACCAGCATTATTACTGACAAGATAGGTTCTCCATCTATTGAGACTCCAGACCCAGACCAGGCAGAAACAGACCGGGGAGAGCCAGCCCAGCAAGGGGATCCAGAGGAGCAGACTGAGACAGAGGAGATCTCAGAGGAGAGCCCTGGTTTAGGCCAGAGGTTTCTTACAGTCAGACCCACTGATGTGGATCCGTTCAGAGGAGAGGCAATGCTGATGGTCTCCTCCAATCACAAACACTGTACAGACCCACAACATACTTCTAACAGTGAAGACACGACTTGGAAAGACTTGGAGAACCACCAAGACATCATCACACAGAGATACCAGAACATTATCAGTACAGGAATTGACTTGGATGTAGAAGAGAAGGACGTTGCTATAGATGCTAACAGCAAGGATGTTCCTCTGAGCAGTCTAACCACTAACCCCCAGGCTCCACTCAAAGATCATCCCCTCACGCCCCCTCTACCTACAGACCTGAGGAGAGAACTGGCCAACCGAGGGGTGGGGGTTGGTGGCTCCAAGATCCTAAACCGCTCCCCCTCCGTCATCTCCGACTCTGGCATCGAGAGTGAGCCCAGCTCGATGGCCTGGCCCCTGGACGTTTATCGGACGGGAGGAGGGCGCCCTCTGGAGGAGAGCCTGGTACTGCAGCGTCTGGCGAGGAGACACCCGGCCCACCGCAGTTCCCTGGAGGGCCTGCAGACAGAGAGCGGAATCAGCGGGGGCAGCCTGCCCAGTGGAGGGGGTGGCAGCGCTGGCATCCAGGCCTCCCtcacctccatctcctccctgccCTACGAGGACGACGAGGAACAGAGGAACCAGCTCAGTAAACTGACCAAGTCTGTCTCGGCTCCTCAGATCTCCAGCCCTGAGGACACAGAGGAGGACAAGGGAGGAGCGGAGGAGGAGGTAGACACGGAGAGCGAGGGGACCAGCGGGTACCAGGACCAGGAGGAGGGATACACTACCATCTCCACTGCTGCCACTAATGTAACGACTGGGGATTTGATCAGACACCTGGAGTCCTTATCCGGGGTTAACCACTCTTCTCTGGAGGACATCCAGGAGGGAGAGCTGCCTGAGGTTGGTCTGTTTGACTGGGGAGCAGCTCCCTCACCACCCCAGCAGGTGACCAGAGCTCCTCAGGAGAGTGGTTGTGATCTTAAAGAAACTCTTAGATCTAATGAATCTGCTCTGCCGACGGCCCTGTCAGACACTCGGGACATGAAGGCAGTGTTAAGTGGCATTAGTCGAGTTCCTGAAGTCTTGCTGTTCCAACAGTATGTTGAAGGCCATGATGATGTGAAGGATCCAGCTATAGTCCGTCAGATGGAGGATAAGAACCATCacagaggagacagcagtggtgtGTTAAACTCAGTTGACCCAGGTCACTGTGAAGTAGAGATCGTCCCCTGTAGCTGTGAGACCAAACCCTGTGAACATGACAGCAGTGTGCTGGTGGATGATGTGGAGGATAATCCAGTCAGGAATGACTGTCAGAGTCTCCATCAGATTGGGTTGAACGACCTTGTTGACCAGGAACGGCTGGATCATCACCAGACTCCGTCCCAGAGCCTCCATCGGGTCGGGTTGCGTGACCTAGTGGTGGTCTCACAGAGGAAGAGCCTCCATGACCCCAGGCCTATCCCCTCTATCCCCAACCACACAGAGAGACCCATCCACCTCCTAGGCCTTATTTCCAATGATACGACCAGGCCTGATGACCTCAAAGGGCTCCCGAGCAATGAGAGAGAGCAGCTGGATCTCAACGGTCACACCAAGCCGGCTAAGATCCCCAGTAGCTCGGGGTCAGGGACGAGCTCGGGGTCAAGCTCAGGGTCAAACTCAGGGTCAGGCCTATCCTTTATGAACAGGaagatggtggaggtggtgaatATGTCTGTGTCCTGCGCTCCGACCTGTCTTCCCTTCTCCTCCGTTGTCCGGGACTCACCGTCCATTAGCGGCATCTCCACTCGACAAGCCACATCCCCCATTACCCATCAGCCCCTGGGCTCCTTCGGCATCATCTCTTCGTCCTCGTCCAATGCCCTGGGGCCAGATGACGAAACAAACGAGAGGATGCTGCA TTTCCACAGGTCCAAAGAGGATCTGGTGAAGGAGCTGGTATTCCAGGCAACCCTGTACAGTGACCTCCCTCACCTGGCCTCCGACCTGCCCTACTTCCCccctgaggaggaggatgaggagtttGAGGATGGCATACACCTGGTCGTCTGTGTCCACGGCCTTGATG GCAACAGTGCAGACCTTCGCCTGGTGAAGACCTTCATAGAGCTGGGATTACCAGGGTCCAGACTGGACTTCCTCATGTCTGAGAGAAACCAG ACTGACACGTTTGCAGATTTTGACACCATGACGGACAGGCTACTAGACGAGATTATCCAGCACATTCAGCTGTACAACCTCACCATTGGACGAATAAG TTTCATCGGTCACTCTCTGGGGAACGTGATCATCCGGTCGGTTCTGACGAGGCCTCGGTTCCGCTGCTACCTGATCAAACTGCACACCTTCCTGTCTCTGTCCGGACCACACCTGGGAACTCTGTACAACAACAGCACGCTGGTCAGCACAG GTCTGTGGCTGATGCAGAAGCTGAAGAAATCCGGATCGTTGCTGCAGCTTACCTGCAGAGATCATACCGATCCTCGGAAAACCTTCCTCTATCTCCTCAGCCAGAAACCAG GGCTCCAGTTCTTCAAGAATGTGGTGTTGGTGGCATCGCCTCAGGACCGATATGTTCCCTTCCACTCTGCCAGGATAGAGATGTGCAGGACTGCACTCAAAGACAGGACCACAG GTCCAGTGTACACAGAGATGATCAACAACCTACTCCAGCCGTTGGTGGGGGCTAAAGACTGTCGTCTGATTCGCCAGAATGTGTTCCACGCCCTGCCCAACACCGCCAACACTCTGATTGGCCGAGCCGCTCACATCGCCGTGCTCGACTCTGAACTCTTCTTGGAGAAGTTCTTCCTGGTAGCAGGGCTCAACTACTTTAAATAG